The genomic region GTTCCCCCCGTCCATGACGCTGTCCTTCCTGCTGCGCGAGCACCTCAGGTCCGGGCGGCAGTCGGCCCTCGACATGGCCGTCCATTCCCTGTCGAAAATGGGAAACGGCGGGATCTACGACCACCTGGGCGGCGGATTCCACCGCTATTCCGTCGACGCGAAATGGCTGATCCCCCACTTCGAGAAGATGCTGTACGACAACGCGCTGCTCCTGCGGACCTATACCGAGGCGTTCCAGGCCACCGGAGAACCCCTGTTCCGCAAGGTCGTTTCGGAAACGGCGTCCTACGTGATCCGCGAGATGATGCAGCCCGGCGGCGGCTTCTATGCGACCCAGGACGCGGACAGCGAGGGCGAGGAAGGCCGGTTCTTCGTGTGGACGCCGGACGAGATCAAGGCGGTCCTGGGGGATGAGAAAGGCCGCCTGTTCGCCCGGTACTACGGCGCGGAAGAAGGGGGCAACTTCGAACACGGGACCAGCGTCCTGCACGTGGACGTCGACCTGGAGCCGCTGGCCGCCCACCTGCAAGTAGCGCCGGACGATCTGCGGGCGATCGTGTTCGAAGGACGTCGGACCCTATTCGATCACCGCGAGCAACGCGTGCACCCCGGACGGGACGAGAAGGTCATGACGGACTGGAACGGGCTGATGGCCGGCAGCCTGGTCCGGGCGAGCCGCGTCTTCGGCGAACCGGCCTGGCTCGACGCGGCGGCGGATTCGATGGGGTTCGTCCTGGACGCGCTGTACGAGGACAGCAGGCTCATGCATACGTTCAAGGACGGCCGGGCGCGGTTCAACGGCTACCTGGACGACTACGCCTTCACGGTTTCCGCGCTCCTGGATTTATACGAGGCGACCTTCGACCCGACCTGGTTCGTCCGCGCCGAAGCGCTCATGGACACGACGATCGAGCGGTTCTGGGATCCGGAGGACGGCGGGTTCTTCTTCACCAGCGACGACCACGAGACGCTCATCGTCCGGTCCAAGAATCCCTACGACAACGCCATCCCCTCGGGCAACGCCGTGAGCGTGCAGAACCTGCTCCGGCTGGCGGCATTCACCGGCAGGAACGAATACCGGGACCGGGCCGGGCAGACCCTGTCGCTCTTCACGGATTACATGGGCGCGGCGCCCGGGGGCTTCGGCCAGTTGCTGTGCGGACTCTCCTGGTATCTCGACAGGTCCGTGGAGATCGCCCTGGTCGGCGCCAGGGAAGACGCCGCCACGCGGGCCATGCTGGACCTGATCGACGGCACGTTCCTGCCGAACAAGGTCGTGGCCCTGCACGATCCGTCCGAGGACGACGACCGTGCCGGGAAACACATCCCGCTCCTCGCGGACCGGCCGCAGATCGACGGCGCGACCACGGCCTACGTCTGCGAGCAGTTCGTGTGCCGGCAACCGGTGACCACGGTGGATGAGCTAGCCGAACTGCTTTCAGTCAATCCCCAGTAACCGGGCTACCGCGCCCTTGCCAGCGGCCTGATCGCGGGTGTAGTGCGCGGGCATCTGGCTATCAGTCCAACGTCCGGCATTCTGCAGTTCCACCAGGGTAGCGCCACGCTGCGCGAGTTCCTGGGCGGTTCCGATGCGAAGGCTGTGCCCACTCACGCCCTTAATGCCGACCAGCTCCGCGGATGCCTTGATGGCCAGCCGGGCGCCGTCCACCGTCAGCCGGGCATCGCTCATCCGGTCGCCCTTCAGCATCCGGCGGAAGAGGGGTCCCACCGTGTAACCGGCTTGCTGCTGCAACTGCTGGATCGTGTCGACGGTCCGGGCGGTCAGAAAGAGGGTGGCGCCCTTCCCCTCCTGGTCGGTCTTGCTTTGAAGCAACAGGAGCCGCCCACTCCCGTCGAACGCGGTGGTGATGTGCTCGCAGTCGATGGCGACGGCTTCTCCAATCCTCAACAGCGCATCGCTCATCACGCGAAAAAGCGCGGCGTCCCTCAGTCCGGCCAGGGTGTCGGTGGCGACGGCGTTTTGCACCATGATCTTGACCGTCTCGCGGCTCAATCCCGTTACCTGGCCGCGGCCCCTGTTTCGACCTTCGCGGCGGATTCCGGCCAGCGTTCGGCTCGTCAACGGTCCCACGCTCGACGGGCGTCGATCCAGCTTCTCCCAGAAACGAACGGCCTGTACCACTACCGTAACGGAGGCCGGCGCAAGTCCCCGGGTATACAGATGCGCCAGGTAGCCGGCCAGCGCAGTGTCGGTCAACTGCTGCCCATCCAGGTGCTCGAACAATTTGCGCAAAGCATCGCCGTACGCTTTTGCCGTGTTCGGCGCGATGCTGGCTTCCAGCAATCGCGCGACTCCGACGGACGTTCGGTCGGCTTTGTTTTCGAGGGTATGCTGTAAGGAAACGTTTCGCTGCATCGTACTTTCTCAATACGAAATTCCAGCACGCATTCATGGGGAGAGTTTTTTTTTATTTGGACGAGACAGGGAGGAACCTGGACA from Gemmatimonadota bacterium harbors:
- a CDS encoding tyrosine-type recombinase/integrase, with amino-acid sequence MQRNVSLQHTLENKADRTSVGVARLLEASIAPNTAKAYGDALRKLFEHLDGQQLTDTALAGYLAHLYTRGLAPASVTVVVQAVRFWEKLDRRPSSVGPLTSRTLAGIRREGRNRGRGQVTGLSRETVKIMVQNAVATDTLAGLRDAALFRVMSDALLRIGEAVAIDCEHITTAFDGSGRLLLLQSKTDQEGKGATLFLTARTVDTIQQLQQQAGYTVGPLFRRMLKGDRMSDARLTVDGARLAIKASAELVGIKGVSGHSLRIGTAQELAQRGATLVELQNAGRWTDSQMPAHYTRDQAAGKGAVARLLGID
- a CDS encoding thioredoxin domain-containing protein, whose amino-acid sequence is MNAAHGNEQRANRLVHETSPYLRQHARNPVDWYPWGEEALEKARSEDKPVMLSIGYSACHWCHVMAHESFENEETAEIMNRHFVNVKVDREERPDLDEIYMNAVTAMTGSGGWPMTVFLTPGLKPFYGGTYFPPDDRYGRPGFPRILQAVAQFYRERRSDAEEQGEKLKSRLVELAGFTSSNETLETGLLDKAFTGIAASYDATNGGFGTQPKFPPSMTLSFLLREHLRSGRQSALDMAVHSLSKMGNGGIYDHLGGGFHRYSVDAKWLIPHFEKMLYDNALLLRTYTEAFQATGEPLFRKVVSETASYVIREMMQPGGGFYATQDADSEGEEGRFFVWTPDEIKAVLGDEKGRLFARYYGAEEGGNFEHGTSVLHVDVDLEPLAAHLQVAPDDLRAIVFEGRRTLFDHREQRVHPGRDEKVMTDWNGLMAGSLVRASRVFGEPAWLDAAADSMGFVLDALYEDSRLMHTFKDGRARFNGYLDDYAFTVSALLDLYEATFDPTWFVRAEALMDTTIERFWDPEDGGFFFTSDDHETLIVRSKNPYDNAIPSGNAVSVQNLLRLAAFTGRNEYRDRAGQTLSLFTDYMGAAPGGFGQLLCGLSWYLDRSVEIALVGAREDAATRAMLDLIDGTFLPNKVVALHDPSEDDDRAGKHIPLLADRPQIDGATTAYVCEQFVCRQPVTTVDELAELLSVNPQ